The Microbacterium sp. zg-Y1090 sequence GCGCTGGACCGCCGCCACGTCCCCGCCGACCTGCCCGAGCGCATCCGCCACTACATCGACGGCACATTCGTCGACTCGGTGGACGGCGACACGTTCGATGTGCTCGAGCCGGTGTCCAACGAGACCTACGTCACCGCCGCCGCCGGCAAGAAGGCCGACATCGACCTGGCCGTCGCGGCTGCCCGCCGGGCGTTCACCGACGGGCCGTGGCCGAAGATGCTGCCGCGCGAGCGCTCGCGCGTGCTGCACCGCATCGCCGACCTCGTGGAGTCGCGCGACGCCCGGCTGGCCGAGCTGGAATCCTTCGACTCGGGCCTGCCGATCACGCAGGCCCTCGGTCAGGCCCGCCGGGCCGCCGAGAACTTCCGCTTCTTCGCCGACCTGATCGTGGCGCAGTCCGATGACACGTTCAAGGTGCCCGGACGCCAGATCAACTACGTCAACCGCAAGCCGATCGGCGTGGCCGGGCTCATCACCCCGTGGAACACCCCGTTCATGCTCGAGTCGTGGAAGCTCGCCCCGGCGCTGGCCACCGGCAACACCGTCGTGCTCAAGCCCGCCGAGTTCACACCGCTGTCGGCGTCGCTGTGGGCCGGGATCTTCGAGGAGGCGGGGCTGCCGCAGGGCGTGTTCAACCTCGTCAACGGCCTGGGCGAGGATGCCGGCGACGCACTGGTGAAGCACCCCGACGTGCCGCTCATCTCGTTCACCGGCGAGAGCTCCACGGGCCAGCTGATCTTCGCCAACGCCGCGCCCTACCTAAAGGGTCTGTCGATGGAGCTCGGCGGCAAGTCCCCCGCGATCGTCTTCGCCGACGCCGACCTCGAGGCGGCGGTGGATGCCACGATCTTCGGCGTCTTCTCCCTCAACGGCGAGCGCTGCACCGCCGGCAGCCGCATCCTCGTTCAGCGCGACATCTACGACGAGTTCGTCGAGCGCTACGCCGCGCAGGCGCGGCGCGTGAAGGTCGGCTATCCGCATGACCCGGCGACCGAGGTCGGCGCCCTCGTGCACCCCGAGCATTTCGAGAAGGTCATGGGCTACATCGAGATCGGCAAGACCGAGGGACGCCTCGTCGCCGGCGGCGGCCAGCCCGAGGACTTCGCGTTCGGCAACTTCGTCGCCCCCACGGTGTTCGCCGACGTGTCGCCGGAGGCACGCATCTTCCAGGAGGAGATCTTCGGACCGGTCGTCGCGATCACGCCGTTCGACACCGACGAGGATGCCCTGCGCCTGGCCAACGACACGAAGTACGGCCTGGCCGCGTATGTCTGGACCAACGACCTCAAGCGGGCCCACAACTTCTCGCAGGCGGTCGACGCGGGCATGGTGTGGCTGAACTCCAACAACGTGCGGGACCTGCGCACGCCGTTCGGGGGCGTCAAGGCCTCCGGCCTCGGCCACGAGGGCGGCTACCGCTCGATCGACTTCTACACCGACCAGCAGGCCGTGCACATCACCCTCGGCAAGGTGCACAACCCGACCTTCGGCAAGAACTGACCCACTCCGCCCGGATAGCAAGGACGCTGACATGACCCACCGCGACGACATGACCCTGACCTCCTCGGGCTTCTACGTCTCCCAGGAAGCCCCCATCCAGACCGACGACCCGGTGCCGACCCCCTCGGTTCCCGCGCCGGACATCCTGCGCTGCGCCTACATGGAGCTCGTGGTGACCGACCTCGCGGCATCCCGCGAGTTCTACGTCGACGTGCTCGGCCTCTACGTGACCGAGGAGGACGACACCGCGATCTACCTCCGCTCGACGGAGGAGTTCATCCACCACAACCTGGTGCTGCGCAAAGGCGACGTCGCCGCGGTCGCCGCATTCTCCTACCGCGTGCGGTCGGCGGAAGACCTCGACAAGGCGGTCGCGTTCTACACCGAGCTCGGATGCCGCGTGGAGCGGCGTCCCGAAGGATTCGTGAAGGGCATCGGCGACGCGGTGCGCGTGCAGGACCCGCTGGGCTTCCCATACGAGTTCTTCTTCCAGACCGAGCACGTCGAGCGCCTCGCCTGGCGCTACGACCTGCACACCCCCGGCGAGCTGGTGCGCCTGGACCACTTCAACCAGGTGACCCCCGACGTCCCCCGCGCGGTGAAGTTCATGCAGGACCTCGGCTTCCGCGTGACCGAGGACATCCAGGACGACGAGGGCACCGTGTACGCCGCGTGGATGCGCCGCAAGCCCACCGTGCACGACACCGCCATGACCGGCGGCGACGGCCCGCGCATGCACCACGTCGCCTTCGCCACGCACGAGAAGCACAACATCCTGGCGATCTGCGACAAGCTCGGCGCCCTGCGCCGCTCCGACGCGATCGAGCGCGGACCGGGCCGCCACGGCGTCTCGAACGCCTTCTACCTGTACCTGCGCGACCCCGACGGGCACCGCGTGGAGATCTACACGCAGGACTACTACACCGGCGACCCCGACAACCCGGTGATCACCTGGGACGTCCACGACAACCAGCGCCGCGACTGGTGGGGCAACCCGGTCGTGCCGTCGTGGTACACCGAGGCGTCGCTCGTGCTCGATCTCGACGGCAACCCGCAGCCGGTCGTCGCGCGCACCGACAGCAGCGAGATGGCGGTGACCATCGGCGCCGACGGGTTCTCGTACACGCGCCCCGGCGAGGACACGCTGCCGGAGTACAAGCAGGGCGAGTACAAGCTGGGCCACCAGCTCTGACCCCCGGTCGCCCTCGGTCGTTGAGCGAGCGCAGCGAGACGAAACGCCCCACACCCACCGCACCCGCCGGTCGTTGAGCGAGCCCAGCGAGACGAAACGCCCCACACCCGCGGCGTTTCGTCTCGCTCACTGCGCTCCCTCGCTCAACGACCACCCCAGCGAGACGAAACGCCCCACACCCACCACGTTTCGTCTCGCTCACTGCGCTCCCTCGCTCAACGACCACCCCAGCGAGACGAAACGCCGCCCAGAACCCGTACGCTGACCACACCGAAGGAGACACCGATGCTGGATGCCGACACGATCGCCGCGATCGCGGACGAGCTCGCCGAGGCTGACCGCGTGCACGGCGTTATCCCCCGCATCACGGCCCGCTACCCGCAGGCGACGGTCGAGGACTCCTACGCGATCCAGGGCGTGTGGCGCGACAAGAACCTCGCCGCCGGGCGCCGCCTGGTGGGCCGCAAGATCGGACTGACCTCGAAGGCGATGCAGCAGGCCACCGGCATCACCGAGCCGGATTACGGGGTGATGTTCGACGACACCGTCTACCCCAGCGGGGCGGAGATCCCCGTCGATCACTTCTCGAACGTGCGCATCGAGGTGGAGCTGGCGTTCGTGCTCAAGCACGCGCTGTCGGGCCCCGACTGCACGCTCGAGGATGCCCTGGCTGCGATCGACTACGCCGTGCCGGCGCTGGAGGTGCTCAACTCGCACATCGAACTCGACGGCCGCACGATCGTCGACACGATCGCGGACAACGCCGCCTATGGTGCGATGGTGCTCGGCGACGTGCACAAGCGGCCCGACGAGATCGACCTGCGCTGGGTTCCCGGGGTGCTCTCCCGCAACGGCGAGATCGAGGAGACCGGCGTCGCCGCGGGGGTGCTCGGCCACCCCGCCACCGGCGTCGCGTGGCTGGCGAACAAGTTCCACGCCCACGGCGCCTGCCTCGAGGCGGGCGAGATCATCCTGGCGGGATCGTTCACCCGGCCGATGTGGGTGAGCCGAGGGGACATGGTCCGCTGCGACTACGGTCCGATGGGAGTCATCGAATGCCGCTTCATCTGACACCGACCTTCCGCCATGACCTGGCCGGGGCGTCCCGCCCGCTCGCCGGCATCTGGGTGTGCACGGGCTCACCGCTGGTCGCCGAGATCTGCGCCGGGTCCGGGATGGACTGGGTGCTCATCGACATGGAGCACTCCCCCAACGGACTCGCCTCGGTGCTGGCCCAGCTGCAGGCCGTCGCCGCCTACCCGATCACGCCGGTCGTGCGCGTCCCGGCAGCCGATCCGGTGACGATCAAGCAGGTGCTCGACCTCGGGGCGCAGAACATCCTCGTGCCGATGGTCTCGTCGGCCGACGAGGCGCGGTCCGTCGTCGCTGCGGCGCACTACCCGCCGCGGGGGATCCGCGGAGTCGGCTCGGCCCTGGCCCGCTCGGCCCGGTGGAACCGCGTCGACGGCTACCTCGCCCACGCGTCCGACCATGTGTCGGTGTTCGTCCAGATCGAGACGGCCGCCGGCGTCGACGCCGCGGCCGAGATCGCCGCCGTCGACGGCGTGGACGGGATCTTCGTCGGCCCCTCCGACCTCGCCGCCTCCCTCGGCGTGCTCGGTCAGCAGTCGCATCCCGACGTCCTCGCCGCCGTGGAGCGGGCTTTCACCGCCGTCCGCGCGGCGGGAAAGCCGGTCGGGGTCAATGCGTTCGACCCCGCCGTCGCCGAGGCCTACCTCCGCGACGGGGCGTCGTTCGTCCTCGTCGGGGCCGATGTGGCGCTGCTGGCGAGGGGATCCGAGGCGCTGGCGGAGCGGTGGTGCGCCGTGCGCGATGACGGGCCGACCGCCTCGTACTGACTCCGCCACGGCTGATTATGAGAGTTCGATGAGAGTCTCCAGCCGACCTGCGCGTGTCTGTTCAGGTGGAACGTAGGTTCTCCATACCGAACACTCAGGTTCGCTGACGGAGGCCTCCCGGATGACTCGATCGCTGTCGTTCCCGCGTTTGCTGCAACTCTTCGCCGCGCTGGGGGTGACAGCACTCCTCCTGGTCATGCTCGCTCCCCCGGCCCGCGCCGCCACC is a genomic window containing:
- the hpaE gene encoding 5-carboxymethyl-2-hydroxymuconate semialdehyde dehydrogenase gives rise to the protein MTDAPALDRRHVPADLPERIRHYIDGTFVDSVDGDTFDVLEPVSNETYVTAAAGKKADIDLAVAAARRAFTDGPWPKMLPRERSRVLHRIADLVESRDARLAELESFDSGLPITQALGQARRAAENFRFFADLIVAQSDDTFKVPGRQINYVNRKPIGVAGLITPWNTPFMLESWKLAPALATGNTVVLKPAEFTPLSASLWAGIFEEAGLPQGVFNLVNGLGEDAGDALVKHPDVPLISFTGESSTGQLIFANAAPYLKGLSMELGGKSPAIVFADADLEAAVDATIFGVFSLNGERCTAGSRILVQRDIYDEFVERYAAQARRVKVGYPHDPATEVGALVHPEHFEKVMGYIEIGKTEGRLVAGGGQPEDFAFGNFVAPTVFADVSPEARIFQEEIFGPVVAITPFDTDEDALRLANDTKYGLAAYVWTNDLKRAHNFSQAVDAGMVWLNSNNVRDLRTPFGGVKASGLGHEGGYRSIDFYTDQQAVHITLGKVHNPTFGKN
- the hpaD gene encoding 3,4-dihydroxyphenylacetate 2,3-dioxygenase — translated: MTHRDDMTLTSSGFYVSQEAPIQTDDPVPTPSVPAPDILRCAYMELVVTDLAASREFYVDVLGLYVTEEDDTAIYLRSTEEFIHHNLVLRKGDVAAVAAFSYRVRSAEDLDKAVAFYTELGCRVERRPEGFVKGIGDAVRVQDPLGFPYEFFFQTEHVERLAWRYDLHTPGELVRLDHFNQVTPDVPRAVKFMQDLGFRVTEDIQDDEGTVYAAWMRRKPTVHDTAMTGGDGPRMHHVAFATHEKHNILAICDKLGALRRSDAIERGPGRHGVSNAFYLYLRDPDGHRVEIYTQDYYTGDPDNPVITWDVHDNQRRDWWGNPVVPSWYTEASLVLDLDGNPQPVVARTDSSEMAVTIGADGFSYTRPGEDTLPEYKQGEYKLGHQL
- a CDS encoding 2-keto-4-pentenoate hydratase gives rise to the protein MLDADTIAAIADELAEADRVHGVIPRITARYPQATVEDSYAIQGVWRDKNLAAGRRLVGRKIGLTSKAMQQATGITEPDYGVMFDDTVYPSGAEIPVDHFSNVRIEVELAFVLKHALSGPDCTLEDALAAIDYAVPALEVLNSHIELDGRTIVDTIADNAAYGAMVLGDVHKRPDEIDLRWVPGVLSRNGEIEETGVAAGVLGHPATGVAWLANKFHAHGACLEAGEIILAGSFTRPMWVSRGDMVRCDYGPMGVIECRFI
- a CDS encoding HpcH/HpaI aldolase family protein codes for the protein MPLHLTPTFRHDLAGASRPLAGIWVCTGSPLVAEICAGSGMDWVLIDMEHSPNGLASVLAQLQAVAAYPITPVVRVPAADPVTIKQVLDLGAQNILVPMVSSADEARSVVAAAHYPPRGIRGVGSALARSARWNRVDGYLAHASDHVSVFVQIETAAGVDAAAEIAAVDGVDGIFVGPSDLAASLGVLGQQSHPDVLAAVERAFTAVRAAGKPVGVNAFDPAVAEAYLRDGASFVLVGADVALLARGSEALAERWCAVRDDGPTASY